A genomic window from Litoreibacter janthinus includes:
- a CDS encoding STAS domain-containing protein produces the protein MMQTHQTSSGVLVLTLTATRIDAACAVHFKDDFREAVAAHSGRVVMNLAGVTFMDSSGLGAMVAALKALGGRKLELCNLTAAVDKVFRLTRMDKVFVMHEDLDQALASGGSKGADAA, from the coding sequence ATGATGCAAACCCACCAAACCTCAAGCGGCGTTCTCGTCCTAACGTTAACAGCGACCCGCATCGACGCGGCCTGCGCCGTTCATTTCAAAGATGATTTCAGGGAAGCCGTCGCTGCCCATTCCGGCAGGGTTGTGATGAATCTCGCAGGCGTTACGTTTATGGACAGCAGTGGTCTTGGCGCGATGGTTGCCGCTTTGAAAGCGCTCGGCGGTCGAAAACTGGAACTCTGCAATCTGACAGCTGCGGTCGACAAGGTATTCCGACTTACCCGCATGGATAAGGTTTTCGTAATGCATGAGGATCTAGATCAAGCATTGGCATCCGGCGGCTCCAAAGGTGCCGATGCCGCGTGA
- a CDS encoding LysE family translocator, with protein sequence MTLEGWIIFAVFWVVFVTTPGPNAVNCIQNGMTHGFKRSLWGVLGILTQATLFLILSAAGVTALLASAPEAFFWGKLVGAAFLVFLGVRGFLNAGKPVAPRHVAAHSIYGRAFLIATINVKSVAGYFAAFTQFVQPDIPVWSQMWVIMPTALAITTLSYVSFTAIGAGLGRSAIGAVLNVWVRRIMAICFIIYGVLLGTASNPGRL encoded by the coding sequence ATGACGCTGGAAGGTTGGATCATATTCGCGGTGTTTTGGGTCGTATTTGTAACGACACCTGGCCCGAACGCAGTGAACTGCATTCAGAATGGAATGACCCATGGCTTCAAACGGTCCCTGTGGGGGGTGTTGGGTATACTGACGCAAGCCACTCTGTTCCTGATCCTCTCGGCAGCGGGCGTCACAGCTTTGCTTGCCAGCGCACCGGAGGCATTCTTTTGGGGAAAGCTGGTCGGCGCGGCATTCCTCGTCTTCCTTGGCGTGCGCGGCTTCCTAAACGCGGGAAAACCAGTCGCACCTCGCCATGTCGCGGCGCATTCGATCTACGGGCGGGCCTTCCTTATCGCGACGATCAACGTGAAATCAGTGGCGGGCTACTTCGCGGCCTTCACTCAATTCGTTCAGCCCGATATCCCCGTCTGGTCGCAAATGTGGGTCATCATGCCGACAGCACTGGCTATTACCACGTTGAGCTATGTCAGTTTCACGGCTATCGGGGCGGGTCTTGGTCGCTCTGCCATTGGAGCTGTGCTTAACGTGTGGGTGCGTCGCATCATGGCCATCTGTTTCATAATATATGGTGTTCTTTTGGGGACCGCATCCAATCCGGGGAGGCTCTGA
- a CDS encoding GFA family protein, with the protein MLTGNCLCGEVRFTAAGVARDPAACHCTQCRKQSGHYWAAVQIDDDKLRIEGQVKWFQSSPTAKRGFCPNCGSFLFWKSDADTDTGVSLGSMNVPTGLTLQRHIFTADKGDYYEIADQVRQEEQEDE; encoded by the coding sequence ATGCTGACAGGAAACTGCTTGTGTGGAGAGGTTAGGTTCACGGCCGCCGGCGTCGCCCGCGACCCAGCGGCGTGTCACTGCACCCAATGCCGCAAGCAATCTGGTCATTACTGGGCCGCAGTGCAGATAGATGATGACAAGCTACGTATCGAGGGGCAGGTCAAATGGTTTCAGTCCAGCCCGACCGCTAAACGCGGCTTCTGCCCGAACTGCGGCTCGTTCCTGTTCTGGAAATCGGATGCTGACACAGACACAGGTGTTTCGCTTGGGTCGATGAATGTGCCGACGGGGCTAACTCTACAACGACACATATTTACCGCCGACAAAGGCGATTACTACGAAATTGCGGATCAAGTCCGGCAAGAGGAGCAAGAAGATGAGTGA
- a CDS encoding ATP-binding protein: MTNLASVPRAFGAPRLHYEDTINADPISVRDTILEIMRRLQNEFPSQSEGIIGTEIVLAEVLNNIAEHSYQCSGLGDVIISVLCTDDMISVETRDYGVPMPGLNPPKTELEEIPLAVEDLPEGGFGWFFIRSLSSHMEYRRIGQQNIFCVQIPTSVAEPAPKIS; this comes from the coding sequence GTGACAAATTTGGCTAGTGTGCCTCGAGCTTTTGGTGCGCCTCGTCTTCACTACGAAGATACGATCAACGCAGATCCAATTTCTGTAAGAGATACAATTCTTGAGATTATGAGACGGCTTCAAAATGAGTTTCCGTCGCAATCCGAAGGCATAATTGGCACCGAAATCGTTCTTGCTGAAGTTCTTAACAACATCGCAGAGCACAGTTATCAGTGCTCTGGATTGGGCGACGTCATCATTTCGGTGTTGTGCACTGACGATATGATATCTGTCGAGACACGGGACTACGGGGTGCCGATGCCCGGCCTAAATCCCCCAAAGACAGAACTAGAAGAGATTCCACTGGCCGTTGAGGACTTGCCCGAAGGGGGTTTTGGCTGGTTTTTCATCCGCAGTTTGTCGTCCCACATGGAGTATCGTCGGATTGGGCAGCAGAATATTTTCTGTGTGCAGATCCCAACTTCAGTCGCAGAACCGGCTCCGAAGATCTCCTAG
- a CDS encoding acetyl-CoA C-acyltransferase yields MSVYITGASRTPMGGFQGALAAMDAPQLGGIAIKAALDQSGLSSADELLMGCVLPAGQGQAPARQAGFAAGLGEEVPATTLNKMCGSGMRAAMTAFDQLSLGHTQTMVAGGMESMTNAPYLLPKMRSGARIGHQAVQDSMFLDGLEDAYDKGRLMGTFAEDCAEAFQFTREAQDEFALRSLSNALAAQERGELAAEIAPVTVQGRTPIVVAEDEQPGKARPEKIPQLKPAFRDGGTVTAANSSSISDGAAALVMVSEAGVKQYGLTPRARVVGHASHAQAPGLFTTAPVPAARKLLERIGWSIADVDLWEVNEAFAVVPMAFMHEMGLERDIVNVNGGACALGHPIGASGARIIVTLLNALEARGLKRGVAAICIGGGEGTAIAIERI; encoded by the coding sequence ATGTCCGTATATATTACTGGTGCGAGCCGGACCCCGATGGGCGGCTTTCAGGGCGCTTTGGCTGCGATGGACGCACCTCAACTTGGCGGGATTGCGATTAAGGCCGCGTTGGACCAGTCCGGTCTTTCCAGTGCTGATGAATTGCTGATGGGTTGTGTTCTGCCCGCGGGGCAAGGGCAGGCACCTGCGCGTCAGGCTGGCTTTGCAGCGGGACTTGGAGAAGAGGTTCCCGCCACAACTCTTAACAAGATGTGCGGCTCTGGGATGCGGGCTGCGATGACCGCGTTCGACCAACTATCGTTGGGACACACACAGACGATGGTTGCGGGCGGGATGGAGAGCATGACGAATGCGCCGTATCTGCTGCCTAAAATGCGGAGTGGCGCGCGTATCGGTCACCAAGCAGTTCAGGATTCGATGTTCCTTGACGGGTTGGAAGACGCCTATGACAAAGGGCGCCTTATGGGCACTTTCGCCGAAGACTGTGCTGAGGCCTTTCAATTCACCAGGGAAGCACAAGATGAATTTGCGCTGCGATCCCTGTCCAACGCGTTAGCAGCCCAAGAGCGAGGCGAATTGGCAGCAGAGATTGCGCCCGTTACGGTGCAAGGCCGCACGCCCATTGTTGTGGCTGAGGACGAACAGCCAGGAAAAGCGCGTCCCGAAAAAATCCCGCAACTTAAGCCAGCATTCCGTGACGGCGGCACAGTGACGGCGGCGAATTCTTCCTCGATTTCCGATGGGGCGGCGGCGCTGGTTATGGTTTCTGAGGCGGGCGTGAAGCAATACGGTCTTACCCCAAGAGCGCGCGTTGTCGGCCACGCGAGCCATGCCCAGGCTCCCGGCCTATTCACAACCGCGCCTGTCCCCGCAGCACGTAAACTGCTTGAACGTATTGGTTGGAGCATCGCTGATGTGGACCTTTGGGAAGTGAATGAGGCGTTTGCCGTTGTTCCCATGGCTTTCATGCATGAAATGGGTTTGGAGCGTGACATCGTGAATGTGAACGGTGGCGCTTGCGCGCTCGGGCACCCGATCGGGGCATCGGGCGCGCGGATCATCGTCACTTTGTTGAACGCACTTGAGGCGCGCGGGCTGAAACGGGGCGTCGCGGCGATTTGTATTGGCGGGGGCGAGGGCACTGCCATCGCGATAGAGCGGATTTAG
- a CDS encoding helix-turn-helix domain-containing protein, which produces MKHTHPNKTDTLGADLRALRKARGLNLSELAETLGRSVGWLSQVERDLSQPSITDLRHMAKALDVSVSSLFRQAASVANEQGFIVRADTRRPIGSREAGLVEELLSPDLTDDFEVVHSTFEPFSEIEAPVSRPTQEVGYVVSGKLDLWISGQTFTLKSGDSFRIRGEPFRWMNPYAAPAVVIWVIAPPVY; this is translated from the coding sequence GTGAAACACACGCACCCGAACAAGACAGACACGCTGGGCGCTGACCTTCGAGCTTTGCGCAAGGCGCGGGGTTTGAACCTGTCGGAGCTTGCGGAGACGTTGGGCCGATCTGTCGGGTGGCTTAGCCAAGTCGAACGTGATTTGTCTCAACCCTCCATCACCGATCTTCGCCACATGGCAAAGGCGCTGGATGTGTCGGTTTCGAGCCTATTCCGGCAAGCTGCATCCGTTGCCAACGAACAAGGGTTCATCGTCAGGGCCGACACACGCCGCCCCATCGGTTCGCGTGAGGCGGGTCTAGTCGAGGAACTGCTATCGCCCGATCTAACGGATGACTTCGAGGTAGTGCATTCCACTTTCGAGCCATTCAGCGAGATTGAAGCGCCCGTCAGCCGTCCCACCCAAGAAGTCGGGTATGTCGTGTCAGGCAAGCTTGATCTGTGGATCTCCGGGCAGACGTTTACATTAAAGTCAGGCGACAGCTTTCGCATCCGTGGTGAGCCGTTTCGCTGGATGAATCCTTACGCAGCACCCGCAGTTGTGATCTGGGTCATCGCCCCGCCGGTGTATTAA
- a CDS encoding GAF domain-containing protein — translation MLDYSELAKTVVSLTDGEDDLVSLMATVACEVHHADERFDWTGFYRVVASEVLKIGPYQGGHGCLVIPFSRGVCGAAARLEETQLVPDVDAFPGHIACASSTRSELVLPVWDKSGKLIAVFDIDSDLPDAFTPDDAEGMAQILKDVFGRV, via the coding sequence GTGTTGGACTACTCCGAGCTTGCCAAAACCGTCGTGTCCCTGACTGACGGCGAAGATGATCTGGTGTCGTTGATGGCGACGGTTGCATGCGAAGTGCATCACGCTGACGAGCGCTTTGACTGGACGGGGTTCTACCGCGTCGTTGCGTCTGAGGTGCTGAAGATCGGCCCGTACCAGGGTGGTCATGGGTGTTTGGTGATCCCTTTTTCGCGCGGCGTATGCGGAGCGGCGGCGCGGCTGGAAGAGACCCAACTAGTGCCAGATGTCGATGCCTTCCCCGGCCATATAGCCTGCGCGTCTTCCACACGTTCAGAGTTGGTCCTGCCCGTCTGGGACAAATCAGGTAAATTGATCGCGGTTTTTGACATTGATAGCGACCTGCCAGATGCCTTTACACCAGATGATGCCGAAGGAATGGCTCAAATCCTGAAAGATGTTTTCGGTCGAGTTTAA